Proteins co-encoded in one Streptomyces sp. JH34 genomic window:
- a CDS encoding polysaccharide deacetylase family protein: protein MAADTSPRRARTLPVRSRPWIWTYHSVSDPTDDPYGITVSADRLDEQLTWLRRRGLTGVGTATLLRGHAAGEHGLVGLTFDDGYADFLDEALPVLLAHGCTATVFVLPGRPGGSNVWDPLGPRRPLLTEEGVRTVAAAGMEIGSHGLLHRDLTQLSDDELRRETHGSREALRRVTGRAPAGFCYPYGTADRRVAASVREAGYAYGCALAPGALAGPLALPRTHVSHADRGARLRAKEVRHRLRYRVAGTAGPGDAA from the coding sequence ATGGCCGCTGACACCTCACCACGCCGTGCGCGTACGCTCCCGGTCCGGTCCCGGCCGTGGATCTGGACCTACCACTCGGTGAGCGATCCGACGGACGATCCGTACGGCATCACCGTCTCGGCCGACCGCCTCGACGAGCAGCTGACCTGGCTGCGCCGCCGGGGACTGACCGGCGTGGGCACCGCGACGCTGCTGCGCGGGCACGCCGCCGGGGAGCACGGGCTGGTCGGGCTCACGTTCGACGACGGGTACGCGGACTTCCTGGACGAGGCGCTCCCGGTGCTGCTCGCCCACGGCTGCACCGCGACGGTGTTCGTCCTGCCGGGACGGCCCGGCGGCTCCAACGTCTGGGACCCGCTCGGCCCGCGCAGACCCCTCCTGACCGAGGAGGGTGTCCGCACCGTCGCCGCGGCGGGCATGGAGATCGGCTCGCACGGACTGCTCCACCGGGATCTGACGCAGCTGTCCGACGACGAGCTCCGCCGCGAGACCCACGGCAGCCGGGAGGCGCTGCGCCGCGTCACCGGCCGGGCGCCTGCCGGCTTCTGCTATCCGTACGGCACGGCGGACCGGCGGGTGGCCGCGTCCGTGCGTGAGGCGGGATACGCCTACGGGTGCGCCCTGGCTCCCGGCGCCCTGGCGGGACCGCTCGCCCTGCCCCGCACGCATGTCAGCCACGCCGACCGGGGCGCGCGCCTGCGTGCCAAGGAAGTGCGGCACCGGCTGCGGTACCGCGTGGCCGGCACCGCGGGCCCGGGTGACGCCGCGTGA